One genomic region from Zalophus californianus isolate mZalCal1 chromosome 12, mZalCal1.pri.v2, whole genome shotgun sequence encodes:
- the LOC113911456 gene encoding 60S ribosomal protein L21-like — MTNTKGKRSGTHYMFSRPFRKHGVVPLATYMRIYKKGDIVDIKGRGTVQKGMPHKCYHGKTGRVYNVTQHAVGIVVSKQVKGKILAKRINVRIEHIKHSKSRDSFLKRVKENDQKKKEAKEKGTWVQLKPQPAPPREAHFVRTNGKEPELLEPIPYEFMA, encoded by the coding sequence atgaccaacacaaagggaaagaggagcgGTACCCACTATATGTTCTctagaccttttagaaaacatggagttgttcctttggccacatacatgcgaatctataagaaaggtgatattgtggacatcaagggaaggggcactgttcaaaaaggaatgccccacaaatgttaccatggcaaaactggaagagtctacaaTGTTACTCAGCACGCTGTTGGCATTGTCGTAAGCAAACAagttaagggcaagattcttgccaagagaattaatgtacgcattgagcatattaaacactcaaagagccgagacagcttcctgaagcgtgtgaaggaaaatgatcagaaaaagaaggaagccaaagaaaaaggtacttgggttcaactgaagccccagcctgccccacccagagaagcacactttgtgagaactaatggaaaggagcctgaactgctggaacccattccctatgaattcatggcatga